The following proteins come from a genomic window of Miscanthus floridulus cultivar M001 chromosome 2, ASM1932011v1, whole genome shotgun sequence:
- the LOC136535596 gene encoding MADS-box transcription factor 47-like isoform X2, which produces MAGKRERIAIRRIDNLAARQVTFSKRRRGLFKKAEELSILCDAEVGLVVFSATGKLFHFASSSMKQVIDRYDSHSKNLQKSEAPSQLQSHIDDGTCARLKEELAETSLKLRQMRGEELQRLSVQQLQELEKTLESGLGSVLKTKSQKILDEISGLERKRMELIEENSRLKEQVTRMARMETQLGVDSEIVYEEGQSSESVTNTSYQRPSTDTDDCSDTSLRLGLPFFSSK; this is translated from the exons ATGGCCGGGAAGCGGGAGCGGATAGCGATACGGAGGATCGACAACCTGGCGGCGAGGCAGGTGACCTTCTCCAAGAGGCGGCGGGGGCTGTTTAAGAAGGCCGAGGAGCTCTCCATCCTCTGCGACGCCGAGGTCGGCCTCGTCGTCTTCTCCGCCACCGGCAAACTCTTCCACTTTGCAAGCTCCAG CATGAAGCAGGTAATCGATCGGTACGACTCCCATTCCAAGAATCTCCAGAAGTCCGAAGCGCCGTCTCAGCTGCAGTCACAT ATTGATGACGGCACTTGTGCAAGGCTAAAGGAGGAGCTTGCTGAAACCAGCCTTAAGCTCAG GCAGATGAGAGGAGAGGAGCTCCAAAGGCTGAGCGTCCAACAGCTGCAAGAGCTTGAGAAGACCCTTGAATCCGGCCTCGGCTCTGTACTCAAAACCAAG AGCCAAAAAATCCTTGACGAGATCAGCGGTCtggaaagaaag AGAATGGAACTGATcgaggagaattcaaggctgaaggAGCAA GTGACCCGGATGGCAAGGATGGAGACGCAGCTTGGCGTCGATTCAGAAATTGTGTATGAGGAAGGGCAGTCATCTGAATCTGTGACAAACACATCCTATCAGCGCCCATCAACAGACACTGACGACTGCTCCGATACATCGCTCAGGCTCGG GCTACCATTCTTCAGCTCGAAGTGA
- the LOC136535596 gene encoding MADS-box transcription factor 47-like isoform X1: MAGKRERIAIRRIDNLAARQVTFSKRRRGLFKKAEELSILCDAEVGLVVFSATGKLFHFASSSMKQVIDRYDSHSKNLQKSEAPSQLQSHIDDGTCARLKEELAETSLKLRQMRGEELQRLSVQQLQELEKTLESGLGSVLKTKSQKILDEISGLERKRMELIEENSRLKEQLQVTRMARMETQLGVDSEIVYEEGQSSESVTNTSYQRPSTDTDDCSDTSLRLGLPFFSSK, from the exons ATGGCCGGGAAGCGGGAGCGGATAGCGATACGGAGGATCGACAACCTGGCGGCGAGGCAGGTGACCTTCTCCAAGAGGCGGCGGGGGCTGTTTAAGAAGGCCGAGGAGCTCTCCATCCTCTGCGACGCCGAGGTCGGCCTCGTCGTCTTCTCCGCCACCGGCAAACTCTTCCACTTTGCAAGCTCCAG CATGAAGCAGGTAATCGATCGGTACGACTCCCATTCCAAGAATCTCCAGAAGTCCGAAGCGCCGTCTCAGCTGCAGTCACAT ATTGATGACGGCACTTGTGCAAGGCTAAAGGAGGAGCTTGCTGAAACCAGCCTTAAGCTCAG GCAGATGAGAGGAGAGGAGCTCCAAAGGCTGAGCGTCCAACAGCTGCAAGAGCTTGAGAAGACCCTTGAATCCGGCCTCGGCTCTGTACTCAAAACCAAG AGCCAAAAAATCCTTGACGAGATCAGCGGTCtggaaagaaag AGAATGGAACTGATcgaggagaattcaaggctgaaggAGCAA CTGCAGGTGACCCGGATGGCAAGGATGGAGACGCAGCTTGGCGTCGATTCAGAAATTGTGTATGAGGAAGGGCAGTCATCTGAATCTGTGACAAACACATCCTATCAGCGCCCATCAACAGACACTGACGACTGCTCCGATACATCGCTCAGGCTCGG GCTACCATTCTTCAGCTCGAAGTGA